Below is a genomic region from Actinoallomurus bryophytorum.
AGGCCCTCGGCGGCTGACCCCTGCCGGAGCACGCCGCGAGGCGCTCCGCCGCCCTTCGCGGGCGTCCTCGGCCGTCGCCGAAGCGACGCGGCCCCGTACACGGGGCCTGCGTGTGTGGCCGCAGGGCTGGGGTTCCGCCGCCCCGAATACGGTCGCGTCATAGACGCGAGCGGCGGAAACGCCCTGCTCGGCGCCCTCGTTCTCGCCGTGGGACGACTCGGCGAGGACGCTCCGTAAGCGGGTTCACGTGCGTGCCACACAGCCGAAGATCTTGACGCGGCGCTCGTTTATGCGCAGTATCGGCCAGTAGTGCGCACAAATGAGCAGTCCGGCAACCCCACGGCCGGGCGGCTCCCGAACCCCGCGAGGTGATCGCGCTGAGATCCCGCCGACTATTCCTTCCCCTCGCTCTTCTTTCGCTGGCCGCCACGTCGTTCGCCGGTGGCGCCGGCGCGGCCTCGGCCGCCCCGCGTTTCACGTATCACGACAGTGCCGGGTCCATCACGCTGACCGCCCCGGCGTACCAGGTCGTCATCGCCAAGCGGCACTTCCAGATCAGCGCCCGCCGGGCCGGCCGTACGGTGCTGAACACCACGAACACCGACGCCATCGACTTCACCGGGCCGAACGGCCAGGCCACCGCCACCGACGTACGCAAGGCCACCTGGTCCCACGGCGTACTGACCCTGAGCGTCGCCACCACCGACAAGTCGGCCACCCTCGCGGTGAAGGTGACCCCGTCAGCGGACCGCTACAAGGTGGAGAGCACGGTCCAGGGCGCGACGCCGACCGCCACCGGCATGCACTTCGCGATGGCCTCGGCCGGGCACTGGTACGGCCATGGCGAGGCGAGCACCGACGAGGGCGGCCCCTACACGGACCAGCCGTGGCCGCTCGACTCCGGCAAGGTCGCCGACGACGCGTTCGGCCCGGCGTCGTACCAGATGGTCGACCCGTTCTGGTTCACCCAGTCGGCCGCGGGCATCTTCTTCGACACCCAGGACCTGATGAACGTCGACCTCGGCAAGAAGACCGCCGGCGTCGCGGGCATGGAGGTCACCGGCTCGCCGGGCTTCGCGGCCACGTTCTTCGTCGAGAAGACCCCCAAGGCCGTCTACGACGACTACATCGGCATCACGGGCAAGCCCGCCAAGAGCGACGCCGAGCCGTACCAGTACGAGACGCCGCTGTGGAACTCCTGGGCGCAGTTCTACACGAACGTGGACCAGGCCGGCTTCCTGGACTACGTGCACCGTCTGCACGACGCCAAGGTCCCCGGGCACACGATGTCGCTGGACGACGGCTGGATGAGTCACTACGGCGACTTCACCTTCAACTCCAAGTTCCCCGACCCCAAGGCGATGTCGGACGAGGTGCACAACCTCGGGGACAAGTTCGGCCTCTGGGTGACGCTCTGGATCAACCTCGACGCGGACAACTACAAGGTGGCCGCGGACAAGGGATACCTGCTGAAGTCCAAGGACGACCCGTCCAAGCCGTGCACCGTCGACTGGTGGAACGGCAAGGCCGGCATCGTGGACCTGGGCAACCCTGACGCGCGCGCCTGGTACACCGGCCAGCTGCAGGCGCTCGAGAAGACCTATGGGGTGGACGGGTTCAAGTTCGACACCCGCTTCTACGACGAGACGTGCGCCCCCGCCCAGGGCTACACGGCCAACGACTACGTCAAGCTCGGCGCCCAGCTCACCGACGAGTTCGACCAGCAGGGTGTGGGCGTGCGCATCCACTGGACCGGCTCGCAGAAGTACGGCTTCGTGACCCGCGAGATCGACAAGGGCACGGACTGGACGTCCCTGCAGGCCGCCGTCCACCAGGACCTGGCCGTCTCCACGATCGGCTACCCGTTCGTGGAGACCGACATGGTCGGCGGCTCGGAGGGCGGACCGCCGCCGTCCAAGGAGGTTCTCATCCGCTGGGCGCAGGCGGCCGCCGCCATGCCGCTCATCTACTCCTCGACGTCACCGATCCGCGTCTACGACTACGTCAACAACAAGTGGATCGACTACGACCCGGACACGGTGAAGCTCTACAACAAGGCGCTGGACGTTCACAAGCGCCTGGCGCCGTACATCGAGAGGCAGGTGAAGGCCACGC
It encodes:
- a CDS encoding TIM-barrel domain-containing protein; the protein is MIALRSRRLFLPLALLSLAATSFAGGAGAASAAPRFTYHDSAGSITLTAPAYQVVIAKRHFQISARRAGRTVLNTTNTDAIDFTGPNGQATATDVRKATWSHGVLTLSVATTDKSATLAVKVTPSADRYKVESTVQGATPTATGMHFAMASAGHWYGHGEASTDEGGPYTDQPWPLDSGKVADDAFGPASYQMVDPFWFTQSAAGIFFDTQDLMNVDLGKKTAGVAGMEVTGSPGFAATFFVEKTPKAVYDDYIGITGKPAKSDAEPYQYETPLWNSWAQFYTNVDQAGFLDYVHRLHDAKVPGHTMSLDDGWMSHYGDFTFNSKFPDPKAMSDEVHNLGDKFGLWVTLWINLDADNYKVAADKGYLLKSKDDPSKPCTVDWWNGKAGIVDLGNPDARAWYTGQLQALEKTYGVDGFKFDTRFYDETCAPAQGYTANDYVKLGAQLTDEFDQQGVGVRIHWTGSQKYGFVTREIDKGTDWTSLQAAVHQDLAVSTIGYPFVETDMVGGSEGGPPPSKEVLIRWAQAAAAMPLIYSSTSPIRVYDYVNNKWIDYDPDTVKLYNKALDVHKRLAPYIERQVKATLRSGDPIMQPLFFDFPSDKASYTIGDEWLLGDSLLTAPVLSEGTSRDVHLPPGEWYDVTRGRTVRGDLHAYPSDLGTLPLFVRMGTPDTKSLIAALRH